Proteins from a single region of Novosphingobium sp. CECT 9465:
- a CDS encoding IS1380 family transposase → MNDDIATSFRFPAVGGKKTTAAFDGGRLTSDGGVLLLAQAERAMGICRRLAACIADPRDPVRVIHRLDDIFRARVFAIACGYEDADDLDALRDDPGFRLALGKLPGSGAGLASQPTMSRWENAPSTRELARMMAEMIGVYCASYPAPPAAVTLDIDDTCDVVHGYQQLSFWNGHHGERCFLPIHVYDTATGRPVAMLLRTGKTPSGAEAAGHIRRLVRHIRRHWPDTHITIRGDGHYGRPEVMAFCEAHRVDYVFGLPTNAALRADPAIVALADACAVKRAKAQDPVLRSYAETRYGAKSWNCQRRVVARIEASTLGMDIRYVVTSLAEGSAEHIYDTLYCARGQAENLIKRHKSQLASDRTSCRSANANQMRIILHTAAYWLMWRIQQAVPKTTALAAAEFATLRLRLLKVAARVIETASRIRIAFASACPDAGVFKAITTSLRPAPT, encoded by the coding sequence ATGAACGACGATATCGCAACCTCATTCCGATTCCCAGCGGTTGGCGGGAAGAAGACCACAGCTGCGTTTGACGGTGGCCGCCTGACCTCGGACGGCGGCGTTCTGCTGCTGGCGCAGGCCGAGCGTGCGATGGGGATTTGCCGGAGGCTTGCGGCGTGCATTGCCGATCCGCGTGACCCTGTGCGGGTGATCCATCGCCTCGATGACATCTTTCGTGCCCGCGTGTTCGCGATTGCCTGCGGCTATGAGGATGCCGATGATCTCGACGCCCTGCGCGACGATCCGGGGTTCCGCCTGGCGCTGGGCAAGTTGCCGGGATCGGGCGCGGGGTTGGCCAGCCAACCGACGATGAGCCGCTGGGAGAATGCGCCGAGCACGCGTGAGCTGGCCCGGATGATGGCCGAGATGATCGGGGTTTACTGTGCCAGCTATCCGGCCCCGCCAGCGGCGGTGACGCTGGACATTGATGATACCTGCGATGTCGTCCACGGCTATCAGCAGCTCTCGTTCTGGAATGGCCATCACGGTGAGCGCTGCTTTCTGCCGATCCACGTCTACGACACCGCGACCGGCCGTCCGGTGGCGATGCTGCTGCGCACCGGCAAGACGCCATCGGGCGCCGAAGCTGCCGGCCACATCCGGCGCCTGGTGCGTCATATCCGCCGGCACTGGCCCGATACCCACATCACCATCCGGGGCGACGGGCATTACGGCCGCCCCGAAGTCATGGCCTTCTGCGAAGCGCACCGCGTCGATTACGTGTTCGGCTTGCCGACCAATGCCGCCCTGCGTGCCGATCCGGCTATCGTTGCCCTCGCCGATGCCTGCGCGGTCAAGCGGGCCAAGGCCCAGGATCCGGTGCTGCGGAGCTATGCCGAGACCCGCTACGGTGCCAAAAGCTGGAACTGCCAGCGCCGCGTCGTCGCTCGGATCGAGGCCAGCACGCTGGGCATGGATATCCGCTATGTCGTCACCTCGCTGGCTGAGGGTTCGGCTGAGCACATCTACGATACGCTCTACTGCGCACGCGGCCAGGCCGAGAATCTGATCAAGCGCCACAAATCCCAGCTCGCCAGCGATCGCACCTCGTGCCGTTCGGCCAATGCCAATCAGATGCGCATCATCCTGCACACCGCTGCCTACTGGCTGATGTGGCGCATCCAGCAGGCTGTCCCCAAGACCACCGCGCTGGCCGCTGCCGAGTTCGCGACGCTACGCCTGCGCTTGCTCAAGGTCGCCGCCCGCGTCATCGAAACCGCATCGCGCATCCGTATCGCCTTCGCGTCAGCCTGCCCGGATGCCGGCGTGTTCAAAGCCATCACCACCAGTCTCCGGCCAGCACCGACATAG
- a CDS encoding TetR/AcrR family transcriptional regulator, which translates to MTAPDQSDIGQSNSKDRLEGALAKQTTKRQLLGRERYDPASKILRVMAAAREEFALSGFEGAKVEHIARRAGVTKQLVYFYFASKDELYSEVLRDIAKGTYEKLLAIDYDSLQPVDAVRQYIGALYDRYSTDQATAIVTIDQSLHDGAQIGRAPEVAVLCNTLSQKIDSVLNRGKDAGLFGPHVDTAALEFMILIIVSGSVSSRRMLTRYNEHFGLEERGTAFWREYAIDFILRSISR; encoded by the coding sequence GTGACTGCGCCCGATCAATCGGATATAGGGCAGTCAAATTCAAAAGATCGTTTGGAGGGTGCATTGGCTAAACAAACGACGAAACGGCAGCTTTTGGGTAGAGAACGTTACGATCCCGCGTCCAAAATTTTGAGAGTCATGGCCGCCGCCCGAGAGGAATTTGCCCTGTCTGGGTTTGAGGGTGCAAAAGTTGAGCATATAGCCCGACGCGCGGGGGTAACTAAGCAACTTGTCTATTTCTATTTCGCCAGCAAGGATGAATTATACAGCGAGGTACTTCGAGACATTGCTAAAGGAACATATGAGAAACTCCTAGCAATAGACTATGATTCCTTGCAGCCTGTGGATGCTGTTCGCCAGTATATCGGTGCTCTTTATGATAGATATTCCACCGATCAGGCAACCGCGATCGTGACAATAGATCAGAGCCTTCATGACGGCGCGCAAATCGGTCGTGCACCAGAAGTCGCTGTGCTGTGCAATACATTGTCTCAAAAAATTGATAGCGTGCTAAATCGTGGGAAAGATGCCGGATTGTTCGGCCCGCATGTCGACACTGCGGCACTTGAGTTTATGATCCTTATAATTGTCTCGGGCAGCGTCTCATCCCGCCGAATGTTGACGCGCTACAATGAGCATTTTGGACTAGAGGAGCGCGGCACTGCATTCTGGCGGGAATATGCGATTGACTTTATTCTGCGGTCGATAAGTCGCTGA